The Helicoverpa armigera isolate CAAS_96S chromosome 21, ASM3070526v1, whole genome shotgun sequence sequence AACATTAATGCATACTAGTATCGTGTGAAAAAATAtcatgattatattatttttctagccCATGAATCgacattttaaattacttaacaagtctatatttatatttttatcaactcTTATGTTTAGACGTCAGTCATTATTGGATAATTTTGCTAAatcattattttgcaaatatatcGGATTATTTTGCCAAGATCAATCACCTTGCTAGCTACTTCTATAATCATTTTTTGTAGAAATATCGAAATCTATACACAAAAAAGgaaagacatttttatttgtttgtacccttgaGGCTCCGAAGCCgctgaatcaatttgaaaaattctttgacgGTTAGAAAgatacactcttcccgaatacataggctatattttattccggtacgtgcagtagttcccacgggatgcattTAAGACCGgggggaaaacggctagtattaaaCAATGTTAAAGCATATAGTCCCCCATTCGTTAAAAGGAGGTAACTGAAAGaatgaagaaataattttgaatggaAAAGTGAAATGCGAAGAACGTATAACGTAAGAacgtgaagggtgggcgttttggggactgtcttatgtaatttttttctgacgttcgaaaagtgctgttttgcagccaagtttgaataaataagttttgattttgattttgtatgaaccgatttgtaagaaaaagttaaaatcaCACGATCacctacatattaaaaaaacagtagGCATTAAAGTTTTATCACCTCACACCACACCTTTGGTGATTGGCGTTTAAGTCACTTATCTTTTAGCTAAACAATGTTGTGGTAGGTAATTTTCATTGTTAATTACGATtgattaacttttatttcaactgcattatgaaaaaaattctTCTGCAACTACAAGGCTTTCTAGGCGTAAGCTCTAAACTCCCTAACTTACTCGTCAGCTGaatagtcttttcccaactatgttggggtcggcttccagtctaaccggacgcagctgagtaccagtgttttacacaaAGCgattgcctgtctgacctcctcaacccagttacccgggcaacccgataccccttggtatgaCTGGTAAAACATCCTaatatattcatataaaaatggaCCTCTATCTGTCCGGAACATGTCCAGATAGGATAGCTTTCCTGCagtgaaatgatttttttatcaattccgtagtttctgagcctttagggtaggtataaataaataaatagacttcCTTCTAggagtaggtacttactggaatatgatgaaatataatgttattgttaCGACAGTTAAAACTTTCTATgggttttacctgaaataaaattattttattttaacactttctaagaatatcttagacaccaatggctgataaaaaggtgaaggaaaacatcttgaggaaacctggactgtaaagtctgaaatcaccgacccgcattgagcaagcgtggtgattaacactcaatccttctccgtgagagaggaggcccagcagtgggacgataaaaaggctataaaaaaaagctttataAGCAGTGCCATATTAAGATACATTTTGGTGTTTATTCGCCAGTAGGTAGTGGACCTACACTACAGACTAGGAAGAAAAGAAGACATTTATTTTGCAGACAATATCAGTATCGAGATCTTtacataatgatatttttttatcgattatcCTAATCTTGTATCAAGTGTAATCAGTAAAGGATACTTATAACAAGTGGTTccgtacatatttaaaatacttttaagttgTATATCTTACGGTGCCatacaaacattattaatttaattttaaaagtttttatgcttATGTGAAGAAAGCACAAGATACTACAAATTAATCTATGTAAAAAAGTCGTGTGagttacactacttataactcaaTAATGGCTGAACTGTTAAAGCTGAAGAGGGAAGGTAGCATAGACCCGGGAGAAGAACATGGGGCATAAGTAGACCATCCGGCTACAGTAAGCAGTtgtctcgggacgcgggtgaaaccgcaggaggaagctagttttatataaaaaatgtaggtcattatttaattaacactGTAAACGACGCCGCCGCCAATGGATTATTCCGTTGAATTTGCAAGCCGATGTAGATAAGATacatcgtttttatttttgtactacaGAACCCTAACCCGCAATCTATAATTACAATTGCTTgattcataataaatataagattCGTGAAATGTTTTGATTAACTCATTAGGTATAGACAGTAATAACTGAAACActgccaatttatatttaagtatctttacaaaataatgatattataaaaaatactttataagtaatttatttagtgtacagtgaaataatttaagtaaatcAAAATGAATTGTGAATTAGGAAGACAATTTGCCATTGCAGCATGtggtaagtacttatttttcgtttatttaaacGATAAATGAAATCCGAAAACTGTTATAGTACGTTAGTTAGTTACGTAAGTCTTAGTTCTGTGTCAAAGCTATCCATACAAAATAATCAATGCCTAtatacaaatgaaataaaatgtgtacTTCATGAgggtttttttaaaataaataacgcgAATGtccaaaaaaaacacaaaacacctctaaatgaaaaaaatataaattcaattaaaaagtatataaaaaattgtCAGTACAgtacaaaccaaaaaaatgCATCATTCAGACAAAAACGTATCTTATTACAGTATACTTAGGGCAGATAATAGTTGGTATATCCATGGGCTGGACTGCACCAATCATATCCAAACTGCAGAATATTGAAGAGACGCCTCTGGATCGCGTCATCAGCGATGCTGAAGCATCATGGGTCGTGTCTATAACATTCGTTGGGACCCTCACAGGTAAGACATAAAATTCATCTTCTTCCTCGTTcttttagtagttttatttgGAGTTTCACAGAATGTATCTCTGTCAGTCATCATATTAAAGATCATTCCGTTCCGTTTcaagtcttcttcttcttcctgtcctgtttccaattttatttgaggtccaatatgtcttccgcttccatttCTCTCAATCAGTTATCCTATAACATTCTTTCCCTTATTCTCATGCCTTTACTTGGAGAAGCCATACTCGTGAACTACTAGACCAATAGAAGAAAATGTAAGTGGAGTATATTTCATGGTGGTATATTAAAATTTCTATCAGTGGTTTGTATGAAGAGAAATTGAAATTCCTTGTTGTAATACCAGTGAGCTGGTGGTACGATGAGGAGAAAACCACCTTTTCTTCTGTCTTCCTGTCCCTCTTCATCGTTTAAACTCTTTGTGGCATGTGTTTCAATCCTCTTCGTTACATACCCAAACCACGAGAATCGGGAGCAAATGAATATGAAACGGAGTGTTTTCTTAAACTTAGTGTATAATTTTCATTACcttttgaaagaaaaacaattagaAGACATCCCTACGTCCCATTACCAAATCTGTTCtctttacatataaaaaatccaaagtctaattctttaattttaaatgttccaGGTCCCTACATCTCAGGATACCTGGGTAACGTGATAGGCAGAAAGCCCTGCTTGTTCCTCGGAGGAACCATGTTTTTGGTGTGCTTCGTAATATTTGGATTCACAGTCCACATATCTATGATTTATATAGGCAGAATAGTTTCTGGAATCGGCTGCGGAATCTTATTTGTAACCAATCTAGTCTACCTTGGAGAGTTGGcgtgagtatttttttctgacTGTATCACATACTATTTTCCATGGTTGCACCCACATTCTGGGTGAACTTCATTCAAGCAAACAGCCATATGAATagtctatgtcctttcttaagACAATCTGAGTtccaatattcatttaaatcggCCCATTGGTTATGCTTTCATTTCTAttgatttatattgtattttttaatattgttctaTTAAATTCTACTGTATATTATCTAATgtataaagaatattatttatttcctccATGTCTGAATATCTACCTGAATATACCGTTTCTACACCCAAAACCTGCAAATGACAAACTCCTTCAATCTCAAACATaaagacaataatttaatacgTTACGAAAATGATCCCACTTTTCTACGAAATATAGTATTATTGTAGGTGCGTCTAAATCATGATTTCTACAATTTCAGGTCTACAAAAATCCGAGGCACCTTGCTGACTCTAACAGGGTTTTCCAATACATTTGGTATACTGATTGTGTATTCAATAGCTCCATTTGTCTCATATGCTTGGACCAATTGGATCTCCGCAATGCTATGCGTCCTTTATCTggctggaatattttttatcgtaCCTGAAACTGCTACGTATCAAGTCATGGCTGGTAAGACATATACATTTTTGATATAATATGAGATACCGACTACCGAGATTTTTATAGACTCCACAACGTAGCCGAACTCTTAAAAAAGCCGCGCCAAACAGAACCTATCGAACATATATATTCTActgaatgagcgttaatcatcacgCATGCTCAAGGCAAGAATTGCCGATAAGGTTTTCTCAAAATCTTTCCTTTATTCACTACTACtcagtcattgatgtccaagatgatatttaaataacttagaaCTTAATAACTTAGCTCGTCAGCCTACTACGAAATATACTCCACAAAATAGCAATATTCTAAGACAGTGTGCTCTAAAATGAAACTATATTTTCAGGAAACAAAGAAGAAGCGATGGCTATCCTAACATCACTTGGCAGAAAAGGAGACATAGATGACGTAGTTGCAGCTGCCAATGAAAAACCAATGTCCAACTTCGAACAGCTTACAGAAATGTTCACACTCAAAACTAACAGAAAAGCCCTATTCATCATCATAGTTTTGAACATTTGTCAACAAGCAAGTGGTGTTATGGCTATCATTTCATTCGTGACTCTCATATTTGAATTAACTGGATCGAATATTGAAGCTCATATATCAACAATTATTATTGGAGTTACTCAAGTATTTGCAGCAAGTATTGCTCCGGTACTTGTAGATAGAAGTGGAAGACGAATTTTGTTGTTAGTGTCTACGGCTGCTTGTTCAATAAGTTTGGTAAGTTTATCTTTACATTCATATGTTTTgttaaagagtttatttttagctGTAAGATTAGATAGAGGTAATGTTTGTGCAATTAGATTTGATAATTGTGCTAAACAATTAATAGGTCCGGCCCATTTTTTACGTTATCAGCCCCAATAAGACAAACAAGATCATACTGATTTGACTTCTAGAAGATTGTTATCCTACTA is a genomic window containing:
- the LOC110379279 gene encoding facilitated trehalose transporter Tret1, whose product is MNCELGRQFAIAACVYLGQIIVGISMGWTAPIISKLQNIEETPLDRVISDAEASWVVSITFVGTLTGPYISGYLGNVIGRKPCLFLGGTMFLVCFVIFGFTVHISMIYIGRIVSGIGCGILFVTNLVYLGELASTKIRGTLLTLTGFSNTFGILIVYSIAPFVSYAWTNWISAMLCVLYLAGIFFIVPETATYQVMAGNKEEAMAILTSLGRKGDIDDVVAAANEKPMSNFEQLTEMFTLKTNRKALFIIIVLNICQQASGVMAIISFVTLIFELTGSNIEAHISTIIIGVTQVFAASIAPVLVDRSGRRILLLVSTAACSISLVALGTYFYMYNTDHPAVDSIQWLSLVSLMLYFIAYFSGFGIIPNTFIGEMFTDNCRSFASTFTVTVGWLFGFAVSSTFGYILAAWGPAVVFWIYAVACAFTFFFSVVFVPETKGKSFLEIQKMLGGK